In a single window of the candidate division KSB1 bacterium genome:
- a CDS encoding amidohydrolase family protein: MKKSIHKKAYSIALITAVILAINLSFASDQIPAPPQDHPIALIGGTIHTISNGILYGGTILFEDGKITKIGTNIDLPSGTERIDITGMHVYPSLISTNSNIGLVEINAVQATRDYAERGDINPNVRAEAAINPDSEMMPVARANGVALALSIPSGGIISGRSALVMMDGWTWESMTLKSSVGLHVSWPSMGTQRGRFFRRAQSSPEEQKKRREEQLNKIKNAFAEARAYMVAKEAEGKKGIPHHDSDLRWEAMIPFLKGEASVFIRANEIRQIQSAVDWATSENLKMVLFGGRDAWRVTDLLVENNIPVILDAIQVSPMRRWEAYDAPLTNAKKLLDAGVQFCIAGGGSAANQRNLPYHAAMAAAFGLPKEEALKAITLSPAQILGVADQVGSLDEGKDATLFVANGDPLEIMTNVTMEFIQGRRIDLSSKHTQLYEKYRTKYKQMNLIQEKIAAK; this comes from the coding sequence ATGAAAAAATCAATCCATAAGAAGGCTTACTCGATTGCTTTAATTACTGCAGTAATCCTAGCGATAAATCTAAGCTTTGCATCGGATCAAATCCCAGCGCCGCCACAGGATCATCCTATTGCATTAATCGGCGGCACAATCCACACCATCAGTAATGGCATACTTTATGGTGGTACGATCTTGTTTGAAGATGGCAAAATTACAAAAATCGGTACGAATATCGACTTGCCATCCGGAACCGAACGCATTGACATAACCGGGATGCATGTATATCCATCATTGATTTCAACCAATTCAAATATAGGTTTAGTCGAAATTAATGCAGTTCAAGCCACGAGAGATTACGCCGAAAGAGGTGATATCAATCCCAACGTGCGGGCAGAAGCTGCAATTAACCCGGATTCGGAAATGATGCCTGTGGCCAGGGCAAACGGCGTTGCATTGGCGCTGAGTATTCCAAGCGGAGGAATTATATCCGGACGATCTGCATTGGTAATGATGGATGGCTGGACCTGGGAAAGTATGACTCTCAAATCATCGGTTGGGTTGCATGTCAGCTGGCCTTCAATGGGTACACAACGCGGCCGCTTCTTTCGGCGGGCGCAATCCTCCCCGGAGGAGCAGAAAAAACGCAGAGAAGAGCAATTAAACAAAATCAAAAATGCCTTTGCCGAAGCCAGAGCTTACATGGTCGCTAAAGAAGCGGAAGGTAAAAAAGGAATTCCGCATCATGATTCTGACTTGCGATGGGAAGCCATGATCCCATTTTTGAAAGGTGAAGCATCTGTATTCATTCGTGCAAATGAAATCCGGCAGATCCAATCCGCTGTGGACTGGGCAACAAGTGAAAACTTGAAGATGGTTCTTTTTGGCGGCCGGGATGCCTGGCGTGTTACAGATTTGCTGGTTGAAAATAATATCCCCGTTATTCTTGATGCTATCCAGGTTTCACCCATGCGCCGTTGGGAAGCTTATGATGCGCCATTGACGAATGCCAAAAAGCTGTTGGATGCGGGAGTTCAATTCTGTATCGCCGGCGGAGGCAGCGCTGCTAATCAAAGAAATCTGCCTTATCATGCGGCAATGGCTGCGGCATTTGGGCTGCCCAAGGAAGAGGCGCTGAAGGCAATCACATTAAGCCCGGCGCAAATCCTTGGTGTGGCTGACCAAGTTGGTTCACTGGATGAAGGCAAAGATGCGACTTTGTTCGTCGCCAATGGCGATCCCCTGGAAATCATGACTAACGTGACTATGGAATTCATCCAGGGCCGAAGGATCGATTTGTCTAGTAAGCATACCCAGCTGTATGAAAAATACAGGACCAAGTACAAACAAATGAACTTAATTCAGGAAAAGATAGCTGCGAAATAG
- a CDS encoding type II toxin-antitoxin system prevent-host-death family antitoxin, with amino-acid sequence METIAVSDLRVNLMKVLKEIEHGAIINITSRGKVVAKLIPPEYSKEIAKKKLKEISKTAVINDVISPVDVQWKVME; translated from the coding sequence ATGGAAACCATTGCTGTAAGCGATCTAAGAGTAAATTTGATGAAGGTATTAAAAGAGATAGAACATGGGGCTATAATAAATATCACTTCTAGGGGTAAGGTTGTCGCCAAACTAATTCCTCCGGAATATAGTAAGGAAATTGCAAAAAAGAAATTGAAAGAAATTAGTAAAACGGCTGTTATTAATGATGTGATTTCACCTGTTGACGTTCAATGGAAAGTAATGGAATAA
- a CDS encoding type II toxin-antitoxin system VapC family toxin, translating to MVTLDTHVIIWDALNPKLVSRKAKEEIRKAQQTGGIIFCEISLWEIAMLMKKQRVIIDITYKELIGLIKASNNYIFKGITPEIAELAINLASEINQDPADRLILATSIVTNAPLVTADKNLQQSKLKTIW from the coding sequence ATGGTAACTTTGGATACTCATGTCATTATCTGGGATGCATTAAACCCGAAATTAGTTAGTAGAAAAGCCAAAGAAGAAATAAGAAAAGCTCAACAGACTGGAGGCATTATTTTTTGTGAGATTTCATTATGGGAAATAGCGATGCTCATGAAAAAACAAAGAGTAATAATTGATATTACCTACAAAGAGTTGATTGGATTAATAAAAGCTTCAAATAACTATATATTTAAAGGTATAACACCGGAGATAGCTGAACTTGCAATAAATTTAGCGAGTGAAATAAATCAGGATCCTGCAGATCGCTTAATTTTGGCAACCTCTATAGTCACGAATGCTCCATTAGTAACAGCTGATAAAAATTTACAACAATCAAAACTAAAAACAATTTGGTAA
- a CDS encoding SDR family NAD(P)-dependent oxidoreductase: MNPKLKKYWSGKSILITGASSGLGYALAEALARYNVQLGLLSRREQPMWELADKHRDSGSKFWIKSCDVRERSAVESAVREFHEYAGKIDVAWINSGVAGNTHYRKWNYDFVETLIDTNIKGAIYTTKACLDYMVANGSGTIVGISSASSMQGLPARGVYSMTKIALTYYLQSVAAELPQIQFTIINPGFVDTPINRGNPNRFWLLYPDKAAQLMIKAVAKKKAVYTYPFRMMLLYKFVWHLPDFCRNWLARKLAAFSDPGSEG, translated from the coding sequence ATGAACCCAAAACTAAAAAAATATTGGTCTGGCAAATCCATCCTGATAACAGGCGCTTCTTCAGGTTTGGGCTATGCCCTGGCCGAAGCGCTTGCTCGCTATAATGTTCAATTAGGATTATTGAGTCGCAGGGAACAACCCATGTGGGAACTGGCTGACAAACACCGGGACTCCGGTAGTAAGTTTTGGATCAAATCGTGTGATGTTCGGGAAAGAAGCGCTGTGGAATCTGCTGTGAGGGAATTTCATGAATATGCGGGAAAGATCGATGTCGCCTGGATCAATAGCGGTGTTGCCGGCAATACCCACTATCGAAAATGGAACTATGATTTTGTCGAAACCTTGATCGATACCAATATAAAAGGAGCTATTTATACCACAAAAGCATGCCTGGATTATATGGTTGCAAACGGTAGCGGCACGATCGTTGGTATTTCCTCGGCGTCTTCTATGCAAGGTCTTCCCGCCCGGGGAGTCTATAGCATGACCAAAATAGCGCTAACCTACTACCTGCAAAGTGTGGCGGCTGAACTACCGCAAATCCAGTTTACAATTATCAACCCGGGGTTTGTCGATACCCCGATCAACCGGGGCAATCCCAATCGATTTTGGTTGCTCTATCCGGACAAAGCAGCCCAACTGATGATAAAAGCCGTTGCAAAGAAAAAAGCGGTTTATACTTATCCCTTCAGGATGATGCTCCTGTATAAATTTGTCTGGCATTTGCCGGATTTCTGTCGAAACTGGCTGGCGCGTAAACTGGCCGCATTTAGTGATCCGGGGTCTGAGGGTTAA